The following DNA comes from Clarias gariepinus isolate MV-2021 ecotype Netherlands chromosome 7, CGAR_prim_01v2, whole genome shotgun sequence.
AACGTTAGCACTCATTAACACTGATCATCATTTatcatggacacccaaggctcatttatgcctaTGGAGAGCATACTCTGGTCCGATCTCACAGAAATGCCCAcgcgacaaaaaaaaatttaatgctggccacgatagaaaggcaccacAGCTCACCAAgactattttatatatatatatatatatatatatatatatatatatatatatatatatatatatatataatgtgtgaaGGCCATAATGCAGTTGGAAAACAtatcacaaaaaatatttaaagcaatCTATTCAACTCCAATTGCACGCATAACACCAGACATGTTAACACATTatgaatgataaataaatgtcattaataaagtcataaataaATGCCAATGATGgatagaatgttttttttttttttttaaataaagctacCTTTTGCtaaaaagagatgtttggagATATTTGGCACACTCTGTAGAGAGTGAGAGCAATGTATGTGGATATACAGAATAAAAGGATTAATTTATCAAGCTTCATCAACAAAGAACAGGTACTCAACAGTGGGATTAAATGCAGGATCTGGGACTTTTCCTAATccctgttttaaatatttaggctgTTTTAGGGATTTGCTCTGCCACCTCATAGAGTTGAGGGTTCGAATCTTCCCTGGTCTGTGTACGAGTCGAGTCTGCATGTGGATTTTGTCCGGGTGCTCCGGATTTGGCTCCAGTGTTGGAAGTTGTCTTGTGATTCGGCATTTCTGTAGTGTATAaccaagtgtgtgagtgtgtgtaggttgGGAGAGCTCGCTAATGTGCTTTGTCTTTTAGAGATTTTGTACACATCACTACAGGCAGTCCCTTAGTCACAAACATTCGTAAGTCGGATTAGTTctcaagtctgacaaagtgagtcttatacgcctctgacatgaatataaaatgtaaagcatactaatcctcttgactaaatctctgtcccctttccccacactacCATTATGCGGCCAGTAACCGCGCCTAAGGAAATAAAACTCAATAAAATCTGAAACCTATCAGCGTCAAGGGGAATCCTCAACGCCATTCTTTCTgaaagctgttttccactgtattggactgtaaactcttttgttgaggattttctgaaaataggattattcaccttcaggacagctttacaggacagccattttgtATCTGAAACTGGTGAGGCCGACTTATCCGCACCcccacatgcacatacagtacatatatacaatataccgagctttggacattttatacattcacttacacactaaaaatattgcatataattgtaaatagcgtctggtgcactgcagtgtttattttttggacAATTCATGTGAGCTACTTCCgtgatttgttcgcatctacgAATGTCCGTAGAACCGCGATCCGTTCGTATCTGCGAAAGTTCTGCATAACTCGCATGTttataagtcggggactacctgtaaatgtaaactaagtgtgtgtttatgagtgTGATCATTTACGAATGATGGGTACGAAGAAAATCAGCGACACTGAAAGTATTTTGTGTGGCTCGGGCATTGAAAACCTTTACAGTGCAGCTTTACTTAAAGCTTGATAAATTAGGCCTGAATGAGATACAGTACTGGTGTTTTCCTGTACACAGAGGAGAtctgtgctgtgtgttttgtatcTGCGTGTACCATAAACCTCTGTAGTGATGCGTCTCTGTGCGTACGTGGCTAATCCCTCACTGAGCCACATCTCCTCCCAGGTGGCGTTGGTGACGGCGTTTCCGAACCAGCCGTGAGAGATCTCGTGAATCACGTCAATTAGCAAGAACTCCTGACTCTCCAGAATGGAGGAGATGATGAAAGTGAGACATGGGTTCTCCATCGCAACGATAGGAAACGAAGGAGGGAGGAAAACAATGTCGTACCTGTGGAGGGAAAATattcaaaaacaaatgtttaatcTCGACACTCTGGGCTGTGTAATTCATGTTTAATTAGGCCTGAAACAACTGCGTCAACAAAAGCGGAACAAAATCAATGATCTTCCAttaacagttgttttttttatatataatatcaatTATAGTGGAACAGTGGTAGCTTAATGTCATTGTTTGTCTTAGTTAAGGTAAATATTTCCTTAGAAATGTTTTCtaattcaagtcaaaccgggactggtGGGAAGtaaagtacagtgatgagactgtGCGAACATTGTAAAGAATTTTTGTACACTTTGTACACTAGTAAGATTTCTCAGTATCccggagccatgattggactgcctgcttcatgtctaaaacactggcctcccaggaactccttcaaaagcccaaacatgtgggaatggcttggagcgaagtcgggggatgtgacaataacttccagccaagTTCccgtaacgtgcaagtggtgtcggtgaatgaacgtgtgtgtgtgtgtgtgtgtgtgtgtgcagttttcacagacagatgcatctcttctgcgaCAAGTTATCCACCGATTTTCAAGGAGAAGGCATTCCACTTGGGCAGTGGGCGTTCTTTAAAACATCTGCGTCATCAAAATGCTTTACTGtgattaagagtctcatcaccgctcatgatatttattatatttaaaagtgaTCCAACAAATCAATTGATGAATTAATGATCAAATAATTATCAAAATAAGTTGATAACTAAatactttcttcttttttttatgaccacAGCAGCTTCTGCAGCTATATTCATGATGAGAGTCAGTTTTTGTTATTCAATATTTAGactagttaatttgttttagattttttttttattactttaaaaactaaatttgaatttgcttgttaatttttttttaagttcctcacaaaagtaaaagtattaCAATTAAATCAGGTATGTTTGATGGACAGAAGGGTTCTGCACGATGAACACTGTGCTGGATTTTCTCCAGATGGTAAAAATGTGTGCGTAGCTTTTGAGTGTCCTATTCTGGATCTTGCATAAATGACTCGATCTCAACAATTATTAAAAGGAAATGTTTTGATCCGACATCGGGATTTATTTGAtaactaaattaaataacaaaagagcaacacgttttttttttttaaccatatatCTCAAACAACGCTGcgtcattctttaaaaggagaCGATTTACAAGCAGACGATGCCTTATTTGTAGTTTGTGGTCACCACTTGCTCTGTGCAACAGGCGCAGTTGAAGGCCGCTGTGGTTTgacatttttgctgtgtagCCACTACAATGAGAAAGAACACCGCTTCGCTACAGGCGCAGTTTAGCAGCGTGCAGTTTAagattaaagttaaaattatttCCACCATTTGTCTTAATGATCCAGAATCTACCTGATGTCATAACTAACACTGTGTTCTATTATTCAAGTAAAGTGTGTTATGGTATTATTTTAGACTTTTGCAGTCCTAGCTCATGAATATACAGGAACGCAGCACTTCATTGTGTCATGGTTATTAATAGCCTTTTATTTCTCGCCAGCATGTCAAAGgattaatgcacacacacacacacacacacacacacacacacacacacacaagtgttgAGTTTTAGAGTGATAGACAAACAGACGCTCACTCACCTGCCCCACACATAAGGGCCAAAGAGCTGCTCGGCTACGTCAAGGCAGCGCTCCACGCTGCCTCCCAGCTTACTGACCGCAGAGGTCAGGAGACAAGGCTCGGCCCATACGCGGCTcctgtgcgcgcgcacacacacacacacacatgcatgcatgggTTCaaagttttacagtatatttatattaacattGGACAAGTACAATAAGTGTACTCTGAAACTCTGACtattttttatagtcttttaGACATTTGCAACAAATGCcgaataagaaaaataaatatccaCGCTCCTATAAAATGTATCTGAAAAAGTTctattaaaaatgaaagatgATGTAATATATACAGAGTGTGACtgagcagcaacaacaacaaaaaagcactaACGGAACAATGTTACAGTCTTGTGCCAAACTTTGCACAcccgggtgtgtgtgtggtttttttgttttgtttttttccatcatcatcatgatcaaAAGACTGTTATTTAAATGATATGACGGGAAAAAATTGCTCCATTATACCAGGAAACAGATCAAACTAAGTGAGTGTTAGAACATAACTACTTAATGAAaacataataacaaaataatcagtaaaaacaaaaaagttcctTTTCTGTATGCGATTCATTTTATAAATCCTGAAATAAGCTGTATGTAACGAATGAAACACAAAAGGGTGTGTCGTTATAAGAAAATTACCCATGACCtcaccataataaaaaaaattaaatgaataaactgtttttagAACACTATAGAGCACATCAAATCAACACCGTGACAAAGTTCTACACAACACAGTCGTGTATCATGAACACATTTGACATTTATATtcagtcatttggcagacgctcttatccagagagatGTAAAAAGTGCTTTCATTTACCATCTTTGGACAGAttcttacactgggttactaactaAAAACCAGTTgggaatattttattattattatttattcctttaaacTGATTACCCCAAATACTGAAGACAGATTCGTCTTTAGTCATTATGTAAAGATTGCCTGAGACTTTCAGAGAAATATCCCATAGAACATCCCTTTCAAGATCAAAGGACTATGGTCCAAATGCAACTCTGTCTAGAAAAGAAAGGTCTGTCCATCAAAACTCAGTAACCAGGTGAGAAGGACACTAGAGCCAGACAAACAACCAAGAGGACGAGGGTTACTCCTAAGTAGCTTAAAATCTTAAATCTTTATTTCCCTCTATAATCCCCTGCCACACTAATGCATGtgccccagtgtttcactagtgctttgaTACCatgaaggtagaaagttttctcagtatgctggagctataatctggcctcccaggaactcctttaaggcCCTAAATGAGGGATGTGGCAATGACTCCCatctgagttcctgtaacgtgcaagtggtgttggtgaatgactgtgtgtacagttcccacagataaATGTGTCTTTTCCACAATTTGGTGACAAGTTACCTGTTGATTTTCAAGCACATGGTGTTGCACTTGCTAAATActcatgggaacgactgcagtgggctccgagccacctcgacatacggccttctttaaaacgctttcaccattcaaatgtttttattgtcgCTAAGAATCTTatcttgaagtcttctgtaaatgtcatggGGTCATTTCACGCCTTCATTCATTACAAGTcccgatttgacttgaacgcccctcgaaTATAATACCAAGTCCATTTTAGTTCCACCAAAATGTGGGagaaaaacaaacttaaaagaGGATTTTTATACAAGCCACTGTATTCATCTAAATCTCCAGCTttggatttaaaatatttaagcaacacatttttttcacaaagaccTGCAAATTACACAATCTTTGCTTAAAGCgaaatcacttttatttatttacatgcaCACAACATAATGTTTGATGTTCAACTAAGGCTTTAAATCCCGCTGAGATATGATCATGTAAAAGCAACAGTTCCAGACCGACACTGGATGAAGGATTAACATTGGATCTGATCCTCACAATCAGGCTGTTTGCAATTTTGTCAGCAACTTCTGGCTGCATTTATTCCCATCCTGCATCCGTGAGCTGTTTACTAAGCTATGAAAGGTACCTGGCTGATAAACAACGTTGTAAACTGCTCTAAAAGCTTGTTAAATCTTAAACTATCAGTATCCTTTGTATACAGCTATAAAGAAGAGCCTagaggacaattttttttaataatagtgtTATTACTGCGGGAAGACTGCAAAGCACCAACAACGTAGTCTCATGTCGCAAAAAAAGGctgattgtgtttttgtgtgtggtttttGTTTTGAGATACAGAAAAACCTATTATGTGGGTCAACATAAAGGTGTGTCACATAGTCTGTTTATGCTCGACTGTGGTAAAAGGGAAGTGAAAATCCTAATACTATATTGTGCCAACTAAAGAATTGTGTGATACCATGGAGAACAATCTTCAATTCTACTGATTCTGCTTATAATGTGGCAGCAGTGTTGGCCTTAAAGGGTCTACAAATATTATATTCGCTATATTATCATCCCACCCAATTAAACTCGTGCATTAGATTATGGTTTGGTTcacttttcacatcagagcAAGTGCCTTGGCAATAGCCCAATTATGTATCTTTTGCTTCTTTTAGTTCATAATCAATCTCCaatctcttcacacacacacacacacacacacacacacacacctgggccCGATGTCAGCGTGTTGGAGATCTCCAGCCACCAGGGCCACCAAATAGGCAGGAACAGGGTACTCCATAGAGAACTGGAACAGCCGGTCCTGCTTAGAGTAGACGCTCCTGGAGGCACTCATTAGCACCGTCACTCCATCTGGAACCTGCCAgacaacacacaccacacaccacacaacaaTAAGCTGAGAGGAAAGGACTTAGAAACTGGGAACACTTccacaaaagggaaaaaagttaGAAGAGTAAGAACGAATGAGAAACCTGCCGCATCAAGAAAGTGAAACTCGTGGTGTGGTttcatggggggaaaaaatatacagttatggtataaaaggaataaaaaaaaaattcagggtGTGCCATTATGAGTGTGTTTCATTGGAACCACCTTGAAACTCCAGTAACAGCCTTCTTAAAGTGTTTtgctcactcatttactcactcatcgtctatcctgcttggatatattttagagtGCAGCTTGTACAGGATAGATTTACCATCCTCTGAAAAGAACCTGacatacagccattattgtGCAAATAGtcggcaacaaaagtgagtacagcCTAAGTGATAATGGGTGTCCCTCTTTAACCATTCAAAGTCCCATGtccttgtgtgtgtcagtggccGAGTgtgtctccagacctgaaccctattgagcacctgTGGGGCGTCCTCATGCGGAAGGTGACGAAGCGCCGtgtgtctaacatccagcagctccgtGATATCATTATGTAGAAGTGGAAGAGGATCCCAGCAACAATCAACAATGTGCAGCTCTGATGAATTCCAGGCCCAGAAGGATTAACAATGGTGCTCACACTTTGGACACCGTTTTGACATGTTCGCTTGGGGTGTACTCATTTTCCTTGTCAGTTCTGTACAGTAAAGTCTGCATGTTACgttattgttagaggacagtGAATCTGTAGcgctatacaagctgcacattgtcTACTCTAAAGTATGTCCAAATTTCTATAGCACTGTCCCTTGAGAACGACTTTGTGAGAACTATGATCATATTGAACTGGTATGACCCGAGTATTAAACGTGACCCAGACTCACCCTGATGGTCGCTGAGTAGGTACTTTTCACAGCCGGGGTGTCAAAGCAGGGGAAAAAGGAACGATTGCACACGGAATGACCCTGAGTGAAGACCAGCGGCCGCGTCTGACCGCATGTTAGCTCCGTGTCCAACCACCAGATCTGTGGAAGGTCagggaaacaacaacaaaaaaaaaagatcagacaTTTGTAAAACAgattttcatcatttttattacttcatttaaatttaaatcagcCTAAAACATGTTTGGTTTTAACATTTTGCTATGAACCACTTTAATTTAAACAGAATGGGgttaaaaatgtcattattttaaatctaggttatttttttgtttatatataatagtctttttttatttaatataagatTGCAAAACCAAAAAACTTCAAACACAACAAACTGAGCCAAAGTTTTACTTTCACCATATTCATGTGTTTctaggaaagagaaagagaacacGTAGTGTTTGCACTGGTGCTCATTTGGaatcaaccttttttttatgtttcctgATTGCACAACTCTTATCCAGCCTAACTCTGGGACtgaccctgaaaaaaaaaaaaaaaagaagaaaaaaaacttgtctcCCTAGGAATGTGCTCATGTCATGAAAAAAGGCCTGGTTCTGAGAAAATCACTAAAAGGAAGCCGTCGGTCCATGCAACTCGTTGACGTCAACAACCTTGTACTGGCATTTGTGCGAGAGCATCAAAGTGACACGAAgcagaaaaataagaaacaccCCTCAGATACAGAAATGAGAAGTGAAAAAGAAGTGGAATATTAGATCTCAGTGAGAGTCACTCTTCTGGTTAAGAGATTCTGTCAGCTATATTTAGTCCAGGGATGAAATTCTGCCTTCGCTGATACGCTCTGTAAACAATAGTCACGTGCCACATGGTAACTGCAAGCCTAAATGCCATTTTGTCAAGCAAACACCTGCCTCTGCTTTGACCAGCCGTGTCTAACTAGAGATTAATCCAGCACAGTTTTTTTCTGAACTTTTACACAAACTGAACCTGATCATAAACAGATAAGGCGTGTCTGATTTAGTTTTATATTAAGACTGTTTAATCCTTGTAATATGGAATTTTCTAATATTCACGCCATTAAATCATGCTCTATTTCACAATTCATTCAGTTAAGTATGGGCTGCTTTATATGCAGCACTGCAAGACGAAACATTTTCAATTATCAACAAGGGTGTTCCAACATTTTTGCAAATCCAGTCTCCTTGGGCTCAGTGCCCATGCTTAAAAATGTCATATCTTTAATGCTCTTAAAAGCACTCTCTTTATATTGAAGCCCCAGATACCGTCACACTCACTTATCACTTGTTTAAATgtgaggtgttcaagtcaaaccgggactttatttctttacataatcccctgctacaccaaCGCATTTATCTAAGCATTTCACCAGTGCTTAGATACTATCAAGATAGTTGGATACATTAAGGAAGTTGATGCGCCGGGACACCTTAGCTAAGACCGTCTTCTTGAAAAAGTCTGcatcattcaaatattttactgtggctaagagtctcagtcttctgtaaatgtgaatcttttttttttgtttttttttgggttttcatcacaagtcctggtgtAAATTGAACGCCCCTTTGTAACACTTGAATATTCTCAAGCATAACCTCTTCATAAAGCTACAAGAGGAATTAAACTAATCAAGTTAattacaaactgttttttttgttgagttAATTTGCATGTAATTGCTGGAACTGAGTACTGAAAAGGTGCGAGATGTTCCAGGACACCAGAACATAATATAAGCAATACCACAGAGATGTTGTGCTAAATATCGGTACGGCTGTAGGTAACACAGTCATGCTGATGTCCAATACAGCCGTGTGATTGCGAGTGTGACTCATTTCACTTTTTGTATCGACTTCTGAAACAGGAAATTCACATCATGTTTATAGTCATATCATAAATGACATTTCAGACATAATATTTCTCTTTTAACCGTCGTTTCAAGCCACAGAGGGTGGGAATTTCATATTTGAATTTGGAACTTGTGCAGAATTTCTTTTAatcacaattttctttttttacatttaattacatttcatttatgtTTTACAAGAGGCTTTTGTTGTGCTATACAAGTACTGAATTCTACTGTTTACGAggctaaaaaaattattttgaaacaGCTACTTGTCACTAAAATAAGctttctggtaaaaaaaaaataaaaaaaaaggttatattaaatgaatgattaaaatttgttcatttaaagttaagtgatgaagggtttaaagatttttaaatgattcagttatttttcttaaatgatAAAGATTGTCAAGTCAAAGGGTCAAGGGGGCAATAAATAACCACATTggccaaattattattttaaccagTTCTGTAATACTGGATATCATCACTCTTGGAATGCCACTTGTCCAATAAAAACAGTGGACTGAAACTAACAGTAGTATAATATATTAACAGTCTCGTTGCACCCAGTGCCCTGAAACAAGGGTCTAACATGATATGGCACCTCTAAAGCAGACACAGCTTAAACCCTAACCAACAGCTTAAACCCTATAAATGTTAAGCCTTAACGCTTCATATTTAACAGAGTCCTGACGGTagcttacattttgttttattaatatgtcCTATACCCcgtactttaaataaaatacaccagCAGTGGACTTTTCTCAGCACAGCAGGTCCACTGACACAATCATACAGAAAGAAGTGTGTGAAGCGCAGCAATGTCgtgaaaatatttacacaccTCAGTGTTGGTGCTCGGCTCACACAGATGTGCGTGCAAATGCACAAGACTTCCTGTGTCAATGATGTGCTCAAATTGGTCCACTACTCAAATAATAACTGCTCAGCTGTGGACGCATGTACGCGCGGTCGTCCCTTTCCACTGACAAATTTTAAAGTGTATACATGCTTAATTCTGAGTTACAGGTTCCCAACCCTGAAGCAGTTACTGGAGTACCCATTCTCTGATGCctctgatgcattttttttaatattacaattatttacatttaagcatctGGAGGACGCtgttatccagagcgacttacagaaGTGCTTTGAATTTTACGTAATTAAATATATCCTTGCAGTGGTTCACTAGGTCACTAACTAGaggtaccatcagtcaaacactgttgggaaaggttttttttgtgtgggtgtgtgtgtaacccAAAGATCTAAAAAACGGATAGATCTTAAAGATTGCCAGTGATATTAATAGTAATAGGCAGCATGATATTAAGATCGCCTTGCACATCCAGTGtctcgggttcgattcccgcctcagggtctgtgtgcgtggggTTTGCCTgctctccctatgcttggtgggtttcctcctcgtactctggtttcctcccacagtccaaagacatattgATTAGTCtaactccatccatccatccaggaacctctgaggtctaactagggaccgtggaggccaatggtgaccatttattcccatttttacaaccgtggtaggagACAAGTCTAACTGGTAATCATTGATGGCCTCTACTGTCCCTAGATGGACTACAGAAGGTGCTAGATGGGTGGACGGATGGATTAATAGTAATAGTAGGTCTTTATGTGTTATATAATGTGTACACATGGGTACAAATGTACAGGGTCAGGCGTGATACGGTACCCCTGGAGCAAATAGGGTTACGGTTAAAGAGCCGACAGCTCGAACCCCTGAGAAGCCAAAAACGTTTAAAAGACTGCAAGACTaagtaacccccccccccccccccccatgtctCTCAGGGACATTCTGTCAAATTGTTTTGTAAGTCAAatgtggcagaaaaaaaaaagacactcaGCTGTGAGGAGACCATCACTTGGAAGCCATCATTAAGAACCTGTACCCAACCCCCCCCAAACAGATTATTAGGAAGAGCTTGTAGGACACTGGTGGACATTACCGCAGGTCCCTCTGTAGTGGTGTAGTGGACGGTGACCCGGAAGGGCCGGTGTGGCCGGATGGCGGCGGCGGGGAGCGCGATGCGGAGCGAGGAGCCGTAGTCAGTGAAAGGCTCGAGGTTGTAGTTGAGAGAGAAGACGATATCCGGGGACCCGGACGCGCCCGGGACCTTACAGTCCACAGAGTGGATCAGCAGAGACGGGTGAACGTCCAGCACGAGCGCCTGCACGCCGGACTGCAGCGTCGCGAGCTCGAGCACCTGCCAGCCGGTGATGCGCTTCAGGCCGAAGTTGACGCGCAGGTCCAGGTGGAAGTGGCGCAGGGAGAAGCTGTGGAAGTTGGACGCCGAGGCGACGTCAACCAGCCGGCAGCGTCCGAGCGCCCGAGCTCCGTCGCGAGCTTTCCCAGGCACCGGCAGCGCCTTCCGGCAGCAGCAGCACAGCGCCGCGTTCAGCTCGGCCATGGCAACCGCCGGgtcagggggggaaaaaaaccaagagtacaaaaaaaaaagttctcaaaAGCGAAACAGGACGAAGCTCTCAAACACGCAGCGTCTACAAGTGTGACATGGctgatttattgttattatttttatttttcaaggaAAGTTTTCAACTGGATTGAGAATTATTCCAGCCCAGGGAAGAGAAGAGTAGAGATAAGCAAGAAGCAAAGCAAAAACATCTACGTAAAATCCATCGGTGCCGCCGATAACACACAGTTCATCACTCCATCCTccattaaaaacagaaatactaCAGCTTTCTCAGTAACCCGTCTGTGGGGGGAAACTAATGTAAAAGCGCACCGCCGTGAAGCCGAGCGACTCCACTGCGCGCTGAGAGACTCCCTTTAcaaaacaggaagtgaaaacaaggaggaggaggaaatcGCACGGACAAACGCAAAGTTTTGGAAGAACTAGAGGGCGCTGTGGAGCCTGAGACTCGCTCCCGAGCGTTCACTTCACATTTCTCATTAACGATTTCAACACAATGTCAGAAATTTGAACATAAAAAGTTATTACTGATTGTTTATTAAGTATATTTTATCGAACCGAGTCTCTGAAATGAATGTCAGGGCGTTGCAGAGTTTTACTTCCGGTTGTAATTCAGATGATATGTTTACATTAAAGAtgtattcagcttgttcagtgtttACACTGTGTAATATTTGTGtatatgcaatatatatatatatatatatatatatatatatatatatatatatatatatatatatatatatgaaatgctATGATTGTcagtgtattaaataaatacggTACTGACATGTAAAAGTTGTATTTTGGTGTCGAAATGCCCATGAGTCACAGCATTAGCACGAAACCAGAAGTTCTGCTTAAGATTAATTTATGTGATTTATAATTTAATGAAGAAGTGTTTGGTTTCACTTTATGTCTCTTTACAGAATCTGATTATtagtattaaaattaatgaatCAAAACAGTTTATACTACAAGACCCAAGCCAGGAATCAGACtttcgaccctggaggtgcaaggccacggTGCTATCCACCACCTATATATACAATGgtcctggtactct
Coding sequences within:
- the rnpepl1 gene encoding aminopeptidase RNPEPL1 encodes the protein MAELNAALCCCCRKALPVPGKARDGARALGRCRLVDVASASNFHSFSLRHFHLDLRVNFGLKRITGWQVLELATLQSGVQALVLDVHPSLLIHSVDCKVPGASGSPDIVFSLNYNLEPFTDYGSSLRIALPAAAIRPHRPFRVTVHYTTTEGPAIWWLDTELTCGQTRPLVFTQGHSVCNRSFFPCFDTPAVKSTYSATIRVPDGVTVLMSASRSVYSKQDRLFQFSMEYPVPAYLVALVAGDLQHADIGPRSRVWAEPCLLTSAVSKLGGSVERCLDVAEQLFGPYVWGRYDIVFLPPSFPIVAMENPCLTFIISSILESQEFLLIDVIHEISHGWFGNAVTNATWEEMWLSEGLATYAQRRITTEVYGEALTCLETVFRLDALHRQMRLLGDNNPVSKLQAKFEPGVNPSSLMNLFTYEKGFCFVSYLSQLCGDIKRFDTFLKAYIEQFRFSSVVAQDLLDFFLGFFPELKESCVAQREGLEFERWLNECGPPLCEPDLSAGSMLTGPVQRLCELWVTESPDRQAIADFDLSTWSTFQTVLFLDRLLDRSPLPQEVMSLLSSCYSALLDGMNAEVQIRWLQVVVRNSFYPDLHHVRSFLHKHTSRMYTVPLYEDLCGGVLKCFAVEVFYQTQDRLHPNLRKALQQILFQTSAANASSTPALVGPPKSTPSPPPDSAANGTMALLDVNVSA